One genomic window of Bacteroidetes bacterium SB0662_bin_6 includes the following:
- the mraZ gene encoding division/cell wall cluster transcriptional repressor MraZ gives MASFKGQAEYSVDSKGRVAIPARMRNALNPDANNSFTITRGFEQCILLFPLDEWAKREAEIARLNTYRSEARSFVRTIMRWADEVTLDGQGRIVVPKNLISFAGLKDAVLIIGVLDRIEIWNPDVFAAQAEQEAEYSEVAERIFDMGRDL, from the coding sequence ATGGCAAGCTTCAAGGGACAGGCAGAATACTCCGTAGACAGCAAGGGTCGCGTCGCGATCCCGGCCAGAATGCGGAATGCGCTGAACCCGGATGCGAATAACAGTTTTACGATCACGCGCGGCTTCGAGCAATGCATTCTTTTGTTTCCGCTGGACGAATGGGCAAAGCGGGAGGCGGAGATTGCACGGCTGAACACGTATCGATCCGAAGCGCGCAGTTTTGTGCGCACGATCATGCGTTGGGCGGATGAAGTGACGCTGGATGGTCAGGGGCGGATCGTGGTTCCGAAGAACCTGATTTCCTTCGCCGGCCTGAAAGACGCCGTGCTGATCATCGGCGTGCTGGATCGTATCGAGATATGGAACCCGGATGTGTTTGCTGCGCAGGCTGAGCAGGAAGCCGAATATTCGGAGGTAGCGGAAAGGATATTCGATATGGGAAGGGACCTGTAG
- the rsmH gene encoding 16S rRNA (cytosine(1402)-N(4))-methyltransferase RsmH, whose translation MGNTEASDFATSFHIPVLCKAVTEGLITKTGGVYVDTTLGGGGHSAAMLELLSPRGRVFGIDHDVEALDASCSRLVADMERGRFTPLRGNFEDIERLLEEAGEAQVDGLVVDLGVSSHQIDTASRGFSYLAEGALDMRMDMRGERSAHKVVNSWDWGMLKEVFSTFGEEPRSGRIARAIVEARPLESTTELAGVVRGVVPGREAVRTLSRVFQALRIVVNRELEVLERLLEASVRVVRPGGRMAVISYHSLEDRRVKRFFRNGNFEREPLRDVYGNPLVPWKERMRKPIQPDAEEVEANPRARSARLRIAERTELAWPPDKDVQTIRR comes from the coding sequence ATGGGGAATACGGAGGCGAGCGATTTCGCAACCTCTTTCCACATTCCTGTTCTTTGCAAGGCTGTAACAGAAGGACTGATTACGAAAACCGGCGGCGTGTACGTGGATACTACCTTGGGTGGGGGTGGACACAGTGCTGCAATGCTCGAGTTGTTATCACCGAGAGGCAGGGTGTTCGGCATCGATCACGATGTCGAAGCGCTCGATGCATCTTGCAGCAGACTCGTCGCCGATATGGAGCGCGGGCGGTTTACGCCTCTCCGGGGCAATTTCGAGGATATCGAACGATTGCTCGAAGAAGCCGGAGAGGCGCAGGTGGACGGTCTGGTGGTGGACCTCGGGGTTTCCTCCCACCAGATCGACACCGCCTCGCGCGGATTCAGTTATCTCGCCGAAGGCGCGCTCGACATGCGCATGGATATGCGTGGGGAGCGCTCCGCCCACAAGGTGGTGAATTCGTGGGATTGGGGGATGCTGAAAGAGGTGTTCTCGACGTTTGGCGAAGAGCCTCGGTCGGGCCGGATCGCTCGTGCGATCGTGGAGGCCCGGCCGCTCGAGAGCACGACAGAACTGGCCGGGGTCGTTCGCGGCGTAGTGCCGGGGCGCGAGGCGGTTCGGACCCTCTCTCGCGTATTTCAGGCGCTGCGCATTGTGGTGAATCGTGAGCTGGAAGTGCTTGAGCGGTTGCTCGAAGCGTCGGTCCGTGTGGTCCGGCCAGGCGGACGGATGGCCGTGATAAGCTATCATTCGCTTGAGGACCGAAGGGTCAAACGGTTTTTCAGAAACGGGAATTTCGAGAGGGAGCCGTTGCGCGATGTGTACGGCAATCCGCTGGTCCCGTGGAAAGAACGCATGCGGAAACCGATACAGCCGGATGCTGAGGAGGTGGAAGCCAATCCGCGGGCGCGCAGTGCCCGCCTCCGCATCGCGGAGCGTACGGAGCTGGCATGGCCCCCCGATAAGGATGTGCAGACGATAAGGCGATGA
- a CDS encoding transpeptidase family protein, giving the protein MLVRMYVVLTALSLLPLLILGQIFRIHLTEGRDLRDQGRRQTNSFVSIPAMRGAIYDRAGRTLAVNTARYDLALDPTVSGFDEQQHTFFERLSKLTGTSSAYYRQRVRERTSPQYVQLVRGMPQRQKEEVERWNVPGVILDPAFARRYNHGPTASHVLGHVSPEGAGLAGLELQYDEYLRGVDGRRPVQRNRLGRIRAFVAGKVVEPVHGESLILTIDLLRQTILEEELARGVAETQAAAGTAVALDPRTGAVLAMANVPVFDPNRAGAYSAETRRNRAVTDRLEPGSTFKLVTAVSAIEQGLIGMEDSVETGDGWAVVHGRTLTDTRAHGTIPFREVISFSSNVGTAKVVARADRGTFYRHARSLGFGQPTWIDLPGEAPGLLKRPDTWSRTTLTAMGIGYEVDVTPLQLAVAYAALANGGLLVQPHIVAERRDVTGRSTWIAREDSVRRAFMSSTAKTILPAFLGAVEEGTATRAQIEGLKVAGKTGTSRKADAGGYREGAYRASFAGFFPADDPQVVLAVVVDEPKTFHYGGLVAAPVFQRAAARWLATFPELARQVFPVEELPYAAATSVSERVRPVLLQEQDEPNESAVPGDAVPDFRGWTMREAAYWLSRRNIPVRIEGRGIVAAQYPEAGRPPGQTVVLRSR; this is encoded by the coding sequence ATACTGGTCCGAATGTACGTGGTGCTGACGGCGCTGAGCCTGCTGCCACTGCTTATCCTCGGGCAGATATTTCGTATCCACCTTACGGAGGGCCGCGATCTGCGGGATCAGGGGCGGCGGCAGACGAACTCGTTCGTCAGCATCCCGGCGATGCGAGGCGCCATCTACGATCGCGCGGGCAGGACACTGGCGGTGAACACGGCGCGCTACGATCTGGCGCTCGATCCCACGGTTTCCGGCTTCGACGAACAACAGCATACGTTCTTTGAAAGATTGTCAAAGCTGACCGGTACGTCATCGGCGTACTACCGGCAGCGCGTACGCGAACGAACCAGTCCGCAGTACGTGCAGCTCGTTCGGGGCATGCCGCAGCGGCAGAAGGAAGAGGTCGAGCGCTGGAATGTACCCGGCGTCATCCTCGATCCGGCCTTCGCCCGCCGGTACAATCACGGACCCACGGCTTCGCATGTGTTGGGGCATGTGAGTCCCGAGGGAGCCGGGCTGGCCGGCCTGGAATTGCAATACGACGAGTATTTGAGAGGGGTGGACGGTCGCCGTCCCGTACAGCGCAACCGGCTGGGCCGGATCAGGGCGTTCGTTGCCGGGAAAGTGGTCGAACCTGTTCACGGGGAGTCCCTCATCCTGACGATAGATCTGCTCAGGCAGACCATTCTGGAGGAAGAACTGGCTCGGGGTGTGGCCGAAACACAGGCCGCGGCCGGAACGGCGGTGGCGCTCGATCCGCGCACCGGCGCAGTGCTCGCCATGGCCAATGTGCCTGTGTTCGATCCCAACCGGGCCGGGGCGTATTCGGCGGAAACGCGCCGCAACCGCGCTGTCACGGACCGCCTGGAGCCGGGTTCCACGTTCAAACTCGTGACTGCCGTCTCCGCCATCGAGCAAGGTCTCATCGGCATGGAAGATTCCGTCGAGACAGGGGACGGATGGGCCGTGGTGCATGGGCGCACGCTCACCGATACCCGGGCTCACGGCACGATCCCCTTTCGGGAAGTGATCTCGTTTTCGAGCAATGTGGGCACGGCCAAAGTAGTGGCCCGCGCGGATCGGGGTACGTTCTACCGGCATGCCCGCAGTCTCGGATTCGGGCAGCCTACGTGGATCGATCTTCCCGGAGAGGCGCCCGGATTGCTGAAGCGGCCCGATACATGGAGCCGCACGACCCTGACCGCCATGGGCATCGGGTACGAAGTGGATGTGACGCCCCTGCAGCTTGCCGTGGCCTATGCGGCGCTTGCGAACGGCGGGCTGCTGGTGCAACCGCACATTGTCGCCGAGCGCCGGGATGTAACCGGGCGAAGCACATGGATAGCCCGCGAGGACTCCGTGCGCCGGGCGTTCATGTCCTCGACGGCAAAGACCATTCTGCCCGCTTTTCTGGGCGCGGTGGAAGAGGGCACGGCGACCCGGGCGCAGATAGAGGGGCTGAAGGTTGCCGGGAAGACCGGCACGTCGCGCAAAGCGGACGCCGGCGGGTATCGCGAGGGGGCGTACCGCGCTTCGTTTGCAGGATTTTTCCCCGCCGACGATCCACAGGTCGTGCTTGCGGTCGTGGTGGACGAGCCGAAAACGTTCCATTACGGGGGGTTGGTTGCTGCACCGGTTTTTCAGCGCGCCGCCGCGCGGTGGCTTGCGACATTTCCCGAACTGGCCCGGCAGGTTTTCCCGGTCGAGGAGCTTCCGTATGCGGCAGCAACCAGTGTGTCGGAAAGGGTGCGTCCTGTACTGCTTCAGGAGCAGGACGAGCCGAACGAATCGGCGGTACCCGGCGATGCCGTTCCTGATTTTCGGGGATGGACCATGCGCGAGGCCGCATACTGGTTATCGCGCCGGAATATCCCGGTCCGCATCGAGGGGAGAGGGATCGTAGCGGCCCAGTACCCCGAGGCGGGCCGTCCTCCCGGACAAACGGTGGTGCTGCGGTCCCGATGA
- a CDS encoding UDP-N-acetylmuramoyl-L-alanyl-D-glutamate--2,6-diaminopimelate ligase, translated as MKTLGDLLNALQAAGLLMETWESIDNIDIDHVAGDSRKVGPNGLFVAIPGVEVDGHLFIDKAVKNGAIAIVCEAVPENRAHRYPGAAFARVHNSRSALAELAAAWYDNPSHALRIVGVTGTNGKTTVAFLVQEALGLLGVQAGFTGTVGVRMAGEEFAARLTTPDALYMQRLLRRMADKGCDTCAMEVSSHALDQERVRGIAFDVAVFTNLTHDHLDYHPTFSAYFAAKKTLFDRLDPNATALFNADDPAGARMVADTRAARTSYGLDAAADIHAEVVEDTMEGLVLRVDGRARRFRLAGRFNAYNLLAAWGALLALGCDAGEALDALEEARSAPGRFERIRFEDGTHVVIDYAHTPAALQAVLETITAARPPGAHVWCVFGCGGDRDRTKRPMMGAVAERFTDHLIVTSDNPRTEDPARIMQDIRAGLTDPDRALLITDRGQAIAEASRLARPGDIVLVAGKGHETRQIVGTDAKRFDDREAVRAAFARRPPARLPQHPR; from the coding sequence ATGAAAACGCTTGGAGATTTGCTGAACGCATTGCAGGCCGCGGGCCTGCTCATGGAGACATGGGAAAGCATTGACAATATCGATATCGACCATGTGGCTGGAGACAGCCGCAAGGTCGGGCCGAACGGCCTTTTTGTAGCCATTCCAGGCGTTGAGGTCGACGGCCACCTGTTCATTGACAAGGCTGTTAAAAACGGAGCCATCGCGATCGTGTGCGAGGCGGTGCCGGAGAACCGGGCACACCGGTATCCCGGCGCCGCCTTCGCGCGCGTTCATAATTCCCGATCCGCACTGGCTGAGCTTGCCGCCGCCTGGTACGACAATCCGTCGCATGCCTTGCGCATCGTCGGCGTGACCGGCACCAACGGCAAGACCACGGTCGCTTTTCTTGTGCAGGAGGCGCTCGGGTTGCTTGGCGTACAGGCCGGTTTTACAGGAACGGTCGGGGTTCGCATGGCGGGCGAGGAATTTGCCGCCCGGCTTACGACGCCGGACGCCCTGTACATGCAACGTCTGCTCCGCCGCATGGCGGACAAGGGGTGCGATACATGCGCTATGGAGGTATCCTCCCATGCACTGGATCAGGAGCGGGTCCGGGGTATTGCGTTCGATGTGGCCGTGTTTACGAATCTTACGCACGATCATCTCGACTACCATCCCACATTCTCCGCATATTTTGCGGCGAAAAAGACGCTTTTCGACCGGCTCGATCCCAATGCGACCGCCCTGTTCAACGCCGACGACCCCGCTGGCGCCCGTATGGTCGCCGATACGCGCGCGGCCCGTACTTCGTATGGACTGGACGCCGCGGCCGATATCCATGCCGAGGTCGTCGAGGACACCATGGAGGGGCTGGTTCTTCGTGTCGACGGGCGCGCGCGCCGCTTTCGGCTTGCCGGAAGGTTCAATGCGTACAACCTCCTGGCCGCCTGGGGCGCCCTGTTGGCGCTGGGATGCGATGCCGGGGAGGCGCTGGATGCGCTCGAAGAGGCCCGGTCCGCGCCGGGGCGCTTCGAACGGATCCGATTCGAAGACGGCACGCATGTCGTCATCGATTACGCCCATACGCCCGCAGCGCTTCAGGCTGTGCTTGAGACGATCACTGCCGCCAGGCCTCCCGGCGCCCATGTATGGTGCGTTTTCGGTTGCGGAGGAGATCGCGATCGCACGAAGCGTCCGATGATGGGCGCTGTGGCCGAACGGTTCACGGACCATCTGATCGTTACGAGCGACAACCCGCGTACCGAAGATCCTGCCCGGATTATGCAGGATATCCGGGCCGGTCTCACCGATCCCGATCGTGCGCTTCTGATTACGGATCGCGGGCAGGCTATTGCCGAAGCAAGCCGCCTTGCTCGCCCGGGCGACATTGTGCTCGTGGCGGGGAAGGGGCATGAAACCCGTCAGATCGTCGGAACGGACGCAAAGCGTTTCGACGACAGGGAGGCTGTACGGGCGGCGTTTGCCCGGAGGCCTCCGGCCCGCTTGCCGCAGCACCCCCGATAA
- a CDS encoding phospho-N-acetylmuramoyl-pentapeptide-transferase, which translates to MLYYLIDYLEQLYQPPGFQVIRFITVRATLGAITALFISLFIGRRIINMLSAKQLGESVREGALAGVVDHTHKAGTPTMGGAIIILSILLSTFLWGAIAEPYVWLAMLAMAWMGVFGFMDDYIKTFRKDKRGLAPKVKLAGQISIGLLIGAALCFHPAFEAYNALTYVPFLKDKMINYDIFGHLFGGANLGWLVYIPVAVFIMTAVSNGVNLTDGLDGLATGVTAFVGLGLVVLCYISGNVQFAEFLDVFYLPGAGELTVFAAAMTAACFGFLWFNGYPATVFMGDTGSLALGAAVASLTLMIRMELLLPLLGAVYFMETLSVIIQTTWFRWTRRRTGEGKRVFRMAPLHHHFEARGTHEAKIVTRFWIITAVTVVATLLVLRIR; encoded by the coding sequence ATGCTTTATTACCTGATCGACTATCTGGAGCAGTTGTACCAGCCTCCTGGATTCCAGGTGATACGATTCATCACGGTCCGGGCCACGCTGGGCGCCATTACGGCGTTATTCATCTCTCTGTTCATAGGGCGCCGCATCATCAATATGCTGAGCGCAAAGCAACTGGGCGAATCCGTTCGGGAAGGTGCGCTCGCCGGTGTAGTCGATCATACGCACAAGGCCGGTACGCCCACCATGGGGGGCGCGATCATCATCCTGTCGATTCTCCTGTCGACCTTCCTGTGGGGCGCCATCGCCGAGCCGTATGTCTGGCTTGCCATGCTGGCCATGGCGTGGATGGGGGTATTCGGATTCATGGACGACTATATCAAGACGTTCAGAAAGGACAAGCGGGGCCTCGCGCCGAAAGTCAAACTGGCGGGGCAGATTTCCATCGGACTGCTGATCGGGGCGGCGCTTTGTTTTCACCCCGCGTTCGAGGCCTACAATGCGCTCACGTACGTTCCCTTCCTGAAAGACAAGATGATCAACTATGACATCTTCGGTCACTTGTTCGGGGGCGCCAACCTGGGATGGCTCGTGTACATACCCGTTGCGGTGTTCATCATGACGGCGGTGTCGAACGGGGTCAATCTGACGGATGGGCTCGACGGGCTGGCTACGGGGGTCACCGCGTTCGTAGGGCTGGGGCTCGTGGTGCTGTGCTACATTTCGGGCAATGTGCAATTCGCCGAATTTCTCGATGTGTTTTATCTGCCCGGGGCCGGGGAACTCACCGTGTTCGCCGCAGCGATGACGGCGGCCTGCTTCGGTTTTTTGTGGTTCAACGGGTATCCGGCTACGGTTTTCATGGGCGATACGGGATCGCTGGCGCTGGGCGCGGCCGTGGCGTCGCTCACGCTGATGATCCGCATGGAACTGCTCCTGCCGCTACTGGGAGCCGTGTATTTCATGGAAACGCTGTCCGTGATCATACAAACGACCTGGTTCAGGTGGACCCGCCGGCGGACCGGAGAAGGCAAACGGGTTTTCCGCATGGCGCCGCTGCATCACCATTTTGAGGCGCGCGGCACGCACGAAGCAAAGATTGTGACCCGCTTCTGGATCATTACTGCGGTTACGGTGGTGGCGACGCTGCTTGTTCTCCGCATCAGATGA
- the murD gene encoding UDP-N-acetylmuramoyl-L-alanine--D-glutamate ligase, with product MTPGKLRGKNVTVVGAARSGTAVARLLHAHGANVFVTDAGLIEPAFLTALNEEGIAFEAGGHSDRAADAHFLVTSPGVPSSAPLLQRAAGAGLSVYSEIEVASWFCRAPVLAVTGTNGKTTTVRLLGHLFRQAGRKTFVGGNTGYPFSNFAATAGPQDLVVLEVSSFQLDHIAAFRPWIAVMLNIAPDHMDRYDHDFDAYARSKFRLGENQGSDDWFVCNRDDREVRERTSAFRSSRTHGPALLEYSRMGEVEAGAFVRDEEIVLRITDEETLMRSEELIIPGPHNLHNALAAAVAARVTGVPPPVVREGLRTFLGVPHRMELVRETGGVRYVNDSKATNVHAVRYALESVDDPVVLIAGGRDKGNDYGPIKPLVKQKVRAVIAVGESAGKVAEELGPEAGCTMMAGSFEDAVHQASMAAEAGDVVLLSPACASFDMFRSYEERGDLFRNLVNEL from the coding sequence ATGACGCCGGGCAAGCTGCGTGGAAAGAACGTAACGGTAGTCGGCGCGGCGCGCTCCGGCACGGCCGTTGCGCGGCTGTTGCATGCGCACGGAGCAAACGTATTCGTGACCGATGCCGGCCTGATCGAACCGGCGTTCCTGACCGCTTTGAACGAAGAGGGGATTGCGTTCGAAGCCGGGGGACACTCCGACCGGGCCGCGGACGCACATTTTCTGGTGACGAGTCCGGGCGTGCCGTCCTCGGCCCCGCTTTTGCAACGGGCGGCGGGCGCCGGCCTCTCCGTCTACTCGGAAATAGAGGTTGCTTCGTGGTTTTGCCGGGCTCCTGTGCTTGCGGTCACAGGCACCAACGGAAAGACGACGACGGTGCGTTTGCTTGGGCATCTGTTCCGGCAGGCCGGGAGGAAGACGTTTGTCGGCGGCAACACCGGATATCCGTTTTCGAATTTTGCGGCGACGGCCGGCCCGCAGGATCTGGTCGTGCTGGAAGTATCCAGCTTTCAGCTCGATCACATCGCAGCGTTTCGGCCCTGGATTGCCGTGATGCTGAATATCGCGCCGGATCACATGGACCGGTATGACCATGATTTCGATGCATACGCACGGAGCAAATTTCGCCTGGGCGAAAATCAGGGAAGCGATGACTGGTTTGTCTGTAACCGGGACGATCGGGAGGTACGGGAGCGGACTTCCGCATTTCGGTCTTCCCGGACCCACGGGCCCGCCCTGCTGGAATACAGCCGGATGGGCGAAGTGGAAGCGGGGGCATTCGTGCGGGACGAAGAAATCGTGCTGAGAATAACCGACGAGGAAACCCTTATGCGATCGGAAGAGCTGATTATACCGGGGCCGCACAATCTGCATAACGCATTGGCGGCGGCCGTTGCGGCCCGCGTGACGGGGGTACCCCCTCCTGTCGTACGCGAAGGGCTGAGGACCTTTCTGGGCGTACCGCACCGGATGGAGCTTGTACGGGAGACCGGCGGGGTCCGGTACGTCAACGACTCGAAGGCGACGAATGTGCATGCCGTCCGGTACGCGCTGGAAAGCGTGGACGATCCAGTAGTGCTGATTGCGGGCGGACGCGACAAGGGAAACGATTACGGGCCGATCAAGCCGCTGGTGAAGCAGAAGGTTCGGGCCGTGATTGCCGTGGGAGAGAGCGCCGGCAAAGTGGCCGAGGAACTTGGACCGGAAGCCGGTTGCACCATGATGGCCGGTTCGTTCGAGGATGCGGTGCATCAGGCCAGCATGGCTGCCGAAGCCGGGGATGTGGTGCTGTTGAGCCCGGCTTGCGCCTCGTTCGATATGTTCCGCAGTTACGAAGAGCGCGGCGACCTATTCAGAAATCTTGTAAACGAACTGTAG
- a CDS encoding cell division protein FtsW, protein MVSSATVLPGSESRPKRPLDRYIVWVVLLLAVFGVVAVYSAISFLAETKAGGDTERFLVRHLVRVGMALAAMIVCSVIDYRKLARFSRIALLASLGLLVVVQIAGVTSGGATRWLRIGSFGFQPSDLARVALILYTGVLLAKKQAYIKSFSRTFLPVLVWVLAACILIGIEDLSSALMLLATAMLMCFVARVSILHLGGLATLGVALSLLLLLGSPNRAARLESYLGLDLFRHTETEEVSSDQAEGYQAQQARIAFAMGGLTGVGPGKSTQRDFLPAPYNDFIFAIVAEEYGFLGAMALLGAFLTVLFRGFLRIARRAPDPLGLFLGVGLTTSVALYAFVHAAVACGLLPVTGLPLPFVSYGGTSMVATGMMFGILLNISRQCAER, encoded by the coding sequence ATGGTTTCTTCCGCTACCGTATTGCCGGGTTCCGAATCCCGTCCGAAACGACCGCTCGACAGATATATCGTGTGGGTCGTGCTCTTGCTGGCGGTGTTCGGGGTAGTGGCCGTATACAGCGCGATTTCGTTTCTCGCAGAGACGAAGGCCGGGGGCGATACGGAACGTTTTCTGGTGCGCCACCTCGTGCGCGTCGGCATGGCGCTTGCCGCCATGATCGTTTGCAGCGTGATCGATTACCGGAAACTGGCCCGGTTCAGTCGGATCGCCCTTCTGGCGTCGCTGGGCTTGCTCGTGGTCGTGCAAATTGCGGGCGTGACTTCGGGCGGCGCGACCCGGTGGCTGCGCATCGGGTCCTTCGGGTTTCAACCTTCGGACCTGGCCCGTGTGGCGCTCATTCTGTACACGGGCGTGCTGCTGGCGAAGAAGCAGGCCTACATCAAGAGTTTTTCGCGGACCTTCCTGCCGGTGCTGGTGTGGGTGCTTGCTGCGTGCATACTGATCGGGATAGAAGATCTTTCTTCGGCATTGATGCTGCTGGCTACGGCCATGCTGATGTGTTTCGTGGCGCGCGTCAGCATCCTGCATCTCGGCGGTCTTGCCACGCTGGGGGTAGCGCTTTCCCTTCTGCTTCTGCTCGGATCGCCGAACCGGGCGGCGCGCCTCGAATCGTATCTGGGACTGGACCTGTTCCGGCATACCGAAACCGAGGAGGTATCCAGCGATCAGGCGGAAGGGTATCAGGCCCAACAGGCCCGCATCGCCTTCGCAATGGGCGGACTGACCGGCGTAGGGCCGGGCAAAAGCACGCAGCGGGACTTTCTGCCTGCCCCGTACAACGATTTCATTTTCGCCATCGTAGCGGAGGAATACGGGTTTTTGGGCGCGATGGCGTTGCTGGGCGCTTTTCTGACCGTGTTGTTTCGGGGATTTTTGCGCATCGCCCGGCGTGCGCCGGATCCGCTGGGCTTGTTTCTGGGCGTCGGATTGACCACGAGCGTGGCGTTGTACGCTTTCGTGCATGCCGCCGTGGCATGCGGCCTGCTCCCGGTCACGGGGCTTCCCCTGCCGTTTGTTTCGTACGGGGGGACGTCCATGGTGGCGACAGGCATGATGTTCGGGATTTTGCTCAACATATCGAGGCAATGCGCCGAACGATGA